The following are from one region of the Amylibacter sp. IMCC11727 genome:
- a CDS encoding TRAP transporter fused permease subunit has protein sequence MTDAAPTASVTTRLFAIAAAIACLALGLITLYSSGIGLIDPKLHRAAGFALALIVAVSVSQKRRAERGATSAPFHLVIDFALVVVGLWSIWSFHFVQSEMETALYDVTSKDAWPALAGLVVFLELCRRLWGWGLFGVGTFGVVYLLFGQDLPSILAHSGFSLKEVAEALWYNTNKGVFGSITNIVLSTVFIFIIFGVLLEGTGAGDTLLKFAFLATRRTRGGPAHAAILSSSMFGTMSGSTVANIVGTGTFTIPMIKKRGFSPTFAAGIEATASSGGQIMPPIMGAAALVMADLTGVGYLSIIVAALFPALFYYFSLFSAVTVEARRQGIDVQEMTVDDEITRTDMINSVLFVGPILVVIGSLLAGMSTSASGFYAVVVLVLLCAINPEVRRDPSRVWKSFLKGAESGATLLIAIAAIGILVGSLDSTGLGLKLANVIAAIRGESLFSALLVAMAGALILGMGMPTLPAYLIIILVMGPAIQALGVSMLTAHMFVFYYGVASSLTPPVAIAAYAAAPIARANPLMTAFMSFRLGMAKFIIPFVFAFYPTILIVEEFSLLPFLWITARTCFCIWLFSSALSGFDRRKLTIPEIVIRFVTAFTCLATDPMFHVPAVCLGLALIAFDVRAARTAASNSEAAQ, from the coding sequence ATGACGGATGCGGCCCCCACAGCCAGCGTCACGACCCGCCTGTTTGCAATCGCTGCGGCCATTGCCTGCCTCGCGCTGGGTCTGATCACACTCTACAGCTCGGGCATTGGCCTGATTGATCCGAAACTGCATCGGGCCGCTGGCTTTGCACTCGCTCTGATCGTTGCCGTCTCCGTGTCACAAAAACGTCGCGCAGAACGTGGCGCAACATCCGCACCGTTTCACCTCGTTATCGATTTCGCTTTGGTCGTGGTCGGGCTTTGGTCGATCTGGTCTTTCCACTTCGTGCAATCCGAAATGGAAACAGCACTCTACGACGTCACATCCAAAGACGCGTGGCCCGCACTCGCTGGGCTTGTTGTCTTTCTCGAACTGTGCCGCCGCCTCTGGGGCTGGGGGCTGTTTGGGGTTGGCACCTTCGGCGTTGTCTATTTGCTCTTCGGCCAAGACCTACCAAGCATTCTCGCCCACTCAGGCTTCTCCCTCAAAGAAGTGGCAGAAGCACTCTGGTACAACACCAACAAAGGTGTGTTCGGCTCTATCACCAATATCGTTCTCAGCACCGTCTTTATCTTCATCATTTTCGGCGTCTTGCTCGAAGGAACAGGCGCCGGCGATACACTTCTGAAATTCGCCTTCCTCGCCACGCGCCGCACACGGGGCGGCCCTGCTCACGCTGCGATTCTGTCCTCGTCTATGTTTGGCACCATGTCTGGTTCGACAGTTGCCAACATTGTTGGCACTGGTACTTTCACAATTCCAATGATCAAAAAGCGTGGCTTCTCCCCCACCTTTGCCGCCGGGATTGAGGCAACGGCCTCCTCTGGCGGACAAATCATGCCGCCCATCATGGGGGCTGCGGCGCTTGTCATGGCGGACCTGACAGGTGTTGGCTACCTTAGCATCATTGTCGCGGCCCTGTTCCCCGCTTTGTTCTATTACTTCAGCCTGTTTTCCGCCGTCACAGTCGAAGCACGCCGCCAAGGCATCGACGTACAAGAAATGACCGTGGATGATGAAATCACACGCACAGACATGATCAATTCTGTCCTGTTTGTGGGTCCGATCCTCGTCGTGATTGGCTCTCTTCTGGCAGGTATGTCCACATCTGCATCAGGCTTTTACGCCGTGGTTGTTCTGGTGCTTTTGTGCGCCATCAATCCCGAAGTGCGCCGCGACCCTAGCCGCGTTTGGAAATCTTTCCTCAAGGGGGCTGAATCTGGGGCCACATTGCTTATCGCAATCGCGGCCATCGGCATCCTTGTAGGCTCGCTTGATTCCACGGGCTTGGGGCTGAAACTCGCCAATGTCATCGCAGCCATTCGTGGTGAAAGCCTGTTCTCCGCACTGCTCGTTGCCATGGCAGGGGCTTTGATCTTGGGCATGGGCATGCCAACTTTGCCAGCCTACCTCATCATCATCCTCGTGATGGGTCCCGCGATCCAAGCCTTGGGCGTATCCATGCTGACAGCACACATGTTTGTCTTCTACTACGGTGTTGCGTCTTCACTCACGCCGCCTGTGGCCATCGCTGCCTATGCCGCCGCGCCCATTGCGCGCGCAAACCCTTTGATGACTGCATTCATGTCGTTCAGACTTGGTATGGCAAAATTCATCATCCCCTTTGTCTTTGCCTTCTACCCGACCATTCTGATCGTCGAAGAATTCAGCCTGCTCCCCTTCCTCTGGATCACAGCACGCACATGTTTTTGCATCTGGCTGTTCTCTTCCGCACTGTCAGGGTTTGATCGTCGCAAACTTACAATCCCCGAGATTGTCATCCGCTTCGTTACGGCCTTCACCTGCTTGGCCACTGACCCAATGTTCCACGTCCCCGCCGTATGCCTCGGCCTCGCGCTTATCGCCTTTGATGTGCGCGCGGCTCGCACTGCGGCATCCAACTCCGAGGCAGCACAATGA
- a CDS encoding TAXI family TRAP transporter solute-binding subunit, with amino-acid sequence MINLKSLGQTVLAATLALSLPAAVSAEIFKGETAGVGDPVHTMFVAFANQAGKADVEIQVNAGQTLTKSMLKGAKGDIDFFSTVPSLVNLMAGQKRMYKNVEGAGELSKNIRAILGFKAGAYHPVTLAGSGIEDWSDIKGKTVFTGPPAGSASATSEALIKIVTGFVAGEDYTAVRLSWGEGYAALADGKIDMMVRPAEIGSANIERFGLSGEFRVLSIPADKIASDEMKALFGRPGRGMLQFDGGVYKGQLTTGEITALGFTQFVGTHAGVSDDVVYNATKAFWENLDEVHATAFFLKEVTKESAFTSVNVPLHPGALRYYEEAGFTIPDALRP; translated from the coding sequence ATGATCAACTTAAAATCGCTGGGCCAAACGGTTCTGGCTGCAACTCTTGCTTTGTCACTGCCTGCCGCAGTGTCCGCAGAAATCTTCAAAGGCGAAACCGCCGGCGTCGGTGATCCTGTTCACACAATGTTTGTGGCTTTTGCAAACCAAGCAGGCAAAGCAGATGTGGAAATTCAGGTAAACGCGGGCCAAACGCTCACGAAATCCATGCTCAAAGGCGCCAAAGGCGACATCGACTTTTTCTCAACCGTGCCGTCTTTGGTAAATCTGATGGCTGGCCAAAAGCGCATGTATAAAAACGTCGAAGGCGCAGGCGAATTGTCAAAAAACATTCGCGCAATCCTCGGCTTTAAAGCGGGCGCATACCACCCTGTAACGCTGGCGGGTTCTGGCATCGAAGACTGGTCAGACATCAAAGGCAAAACCGTGTTCACGGGTCCGCCAGCTGGCTCCGCGTCTGCCACATCCGAAGCCCTGATCAAAATCGTCACTGGTTTTGTTGCAGGTGAAGACTACACCGCAGTACGCCTCAGCTGGGGCGAAGGTTATGCCGCTCTGGCAGACGGCAAAATCGACATGATGGTCCGCCCTGCTGAAATCGGGTCAGCCAACATCGAACGCTTCGGCCTGTCAGGCGAATTCCGCGTTCTGTCCATTCCAGCAGACAAAATCGCCAGCGACGAAATGAAGGCTCTGTTTGGCCGTCCTGGTCGTGGCATGTTGCAATTTGACGGCGGCGTTTACAAAGGCCAGCTGACAACAGGCGAAATCACAGCTCTCGGCTTTACACAATTCGTTGGCACGCACGCAGGTGTATCCGATGACGTTGTGTACAACGCAACCAAAGCATTCTGGGAAAACCTCGACGAAGTACACGCAACCGCGTTCTTCCTGAAAGAAGTCACAAAAGAAAGCGCCTTCACATCTGTGAACGTTCCATTGCACCCAGGTGCTTTGCGCTACTACGAAGAAGCAGGCTTCACGATCCCAGACGCTCTGCGCCCTTAA
- a CDS encoding LysR family transcriptional regulator: MKIDPKHLAQLSVIVEAGSFQSAANRLGTTQPALSRNMKALETRLGTPLFHREGRRSVANSLALRLARNGMAIRLAEEQAGIVADQTAKGSVGELRIGAPPIVSGRFLSEPMTRFIRANPNCSVEIRTGLVHELRSMLERGQIDLVFGPDSLAEPMDGLVFEELIDDGVGVMCRSGHVLATRKQIMASDLEAQVWLAHSRGSLLRQQTEAAMTASGVRSMQIGCETDSIRSVLEIVAETDLITTMPKATTAPYLEDRLVFLPFDHPQFHRPLGAIRRGNTRSSKIEDSFLHLLRQMFQS, from the coding sequence ATGAAAATTGATCCCAAACATTTGGCCCAGCTTTCGGTTATCGTCGAAGCAGGGTCGTTTCAGTCGGCCGCCAATCGGTTGGGCACGACACAGCCTGCGTTAAGCCGAAATATGAAGGCGTTGGAAACGCGGTTGGGAACACCATTGTTTCATCGGGAAGGGCGCAGATCGGTCGCGAACAGTCTGGCGTTGCGTTTGGCGCGGAATGGGATGGCAATCCGTTTGGCCGAAGAGCAGGCGGGTATTGTGGCGGATCAGACAGCAAAAGGATCGGTGGGTGAGTTGCGCATCGGTGCGCCGCCCATTGTGTCGGGGCGGTTCCTGAGCGAGCCCATGACACGGTTTATCCGAGCAAACCCAAATTGCAGCGTCGAGATTCGCACTGGGCTGGTGCATGAGTTGCGCAGTATGTTGGAGCGCGGACAGATTGATCTTGTGTTTGGGCCAGACAGTTTGGCCGAACCGATGGATGGATTGGTGTTTGAAGAATTGATCGATGACGGCGTGGGCGTGATGTGCCGTTCTGGCCATGTTTTGGCGACCCGCAAGCAGATTATGGCGTCTGATCTTGAAGCGCAGGTTTGGCTGGCGCATTCGCGGGGTAGTTTGTTACGGCAACAAACAGAAGCGGCCATGACCGCATCTGGTGTGCGATCCATGCAGATTGGGTGTGAAACGGATTCAATTCGCTCGGTTCTGGAAATCGTGGCTGAGACAGATTTGATTACAACAATGCCCAAAGCAACGACGGCCCCATACCTTGAGGATCGATTGGTATTTTTGCCGTTTGATCATCCGCAGTTTCACAGACCCCTTGGTGCGATACGGCGCGGCAATACTCGATCGAGCAAGATTGAGGATAGTTTTCTGCACTTGCTGCGGCAGATGTTTCAGAGCTGA
- the acs gene encoding acetate--CoA ligase yields MAADSSNSEIIPVPADIAANAHIDAAKYKAMYDASIADPDAFWGEQAQQLQWSNPFTKVKNTTYEHPNVSIKWFEDGALNVSENCIDRHVATRGDQTAIIWEPDSPTEASKHITYKELHTQVSKLANVYKSLGVGKGDRVVLYMPMIPEAAYAMLACARIGAIHSIVFGGFSPDALAARISGCDAKLVVTADQAPRGGKATPLKVNADKAMESCGDVTMLVVERTGADVGLKAGRDHSYSALMADASADCPAEQMNAEDPLFILYTSGSTGMPKGVVHSTAGYLLYAAMTHKYVFDYKDGDIFWCTADVGWVTGHSYIVYGPLANGATTLMFEGVPTYPDASRFWQVCEEHKVNQFYTAPTAIRALMGQGDDFVTKCDLSSLRILGTVGEPINPEAWNWYNDVVGKGNCPIVDTWWQTETGGHLMTPLPGAIGTKPGSCTLPFFGVQPVILEPTTGEEIHDVEAEGVLCIKDSWPAQMRTVYGDHDRFVKTYFDDYKGYYFTGDGCRRDADGYYWITGRVDDVINVSGHRMGTAEVESALVAHDKVAESAVVGYPHDIKGQGIYAYVTLMSGEEPTEALRKELSDWVRKEIGPIAKPDLIQWAPGLPKTRSGKIMRRILRKIAEDDFGALGDTSTLADPSVVDDLIENRMNR; encoded by the coding sequence ATGGCTGCTGACAGCTCTAACTCTGAAATTATTCCTGTTCCTGCGGATATCGCAGCCAATGCGCATATTGATGCGGCCAAGTACAAGGCGATGTATGATGCGTCCATTGCGGACCCTGACGCATTTTGGGGGGAACAGGCCCAGCAGTTGCAGTGGTCAAACCCGTTCACAAAGGTGAAGAACACAACATACGAACATCCAAATGTTTCCATTAAGTGGTTCGAAGATGGTGCGTTGAACGTGTCTGAGAATTGTATTGATCGCCATGTGGCGACGCGCGGTGATCAAACGGCGATCATTTGGGAGCCAGACAGCCCGACCGAAGCATCCAAGCATATCACCTACAAGGAATTGCACACTCAGGTGAGCAAGTTGGCGAATGTGTATAAATCCTTGGGCGTTGGCAAAGGGGATCGTGTGGTTTTGTATATGCCTATGATCCCAGAGGCGGCTTATGCGATGCTGGCTTGTGCGCGGATTGGGGCGATTCATTCGATTGTTTTCGGTGGTTTTTCCCCAGATGCCTTGGCGGCGCGGATTTCTGGGTGTGATGCGAAACTGGTTGTTACGGCGGATCAAGCACCACGTGGCGGCAAGGCGACGCCGTTGAAAGTGAACGCGGATAAGGCGATGGAATCCTGCGGTGACGTGACCATGTTGGTTGTGGAACGCACGGGTGCGGATGTTGGGTTGAAGGCGGGGCGGGATCATTCCTATTCTGCGTTGATGGCCGATGCGTCTGCTGACTGTCCTGCCGAGCAGATGAACGCTGAAGACCCGCTGTTTATTTTGTACACGTCTGGGTCAACAGGGATGCCCAAAGGGGTTGTGCATTCCACGGCGGGATATTTGCTGTATGCAGCGATGACGCATAAATATGTGTTTGATTACAAAGATGGCGACATTTTCTGGTGTACGGCAGATGTGGGCTGGGTCACGGGGCACAGCTATATCGTGTATGGGCCGCTGGCGAATGGGGCGACGACCCTGATGTTTGAAGGGGTTCCGACATACCCAGATGCGAGCCGTTTCTGGCAGGTGTGTGAAGAGCATAAAGTGAACCAATTCTATACCGCACCAACGGCCATTCGAGCGTTGATGGGGCAGGGCGATGATTTTGTCACCAAATGCGATTTGTCGTCTTTGCGGATTTTGGGCACAGTTGGTGAGCCGATCAATCCAGAGGCGTGGAATTGGTACAACGACGTGGTTGGCAAAGGGAATTGCCCGATTGTGGATACGTGGTGGCAGACAGAAACAGGGGGTCATTTGATGACGCCGCTGCCAGGAGCCATTGGCACAAAGCCTGGATCCTGTACCTTGCCGTTCTTTGGGGTGCAGCCCGTGATTTTGGAGCCGACAACGGGTGAAGAAATTCACGATGTTGAGGCCGAGGGCGTATTGTGTATCAAAGACAGCTGGCCTGCGCAGATGCGCACGGTCTATGGGGATCATGATCGGTTCGTGAAGACGTATTTCGACGATTATAAGGGATATTATTTCACGGGTGATGGCTGTCGTCGGGATGCGGATGGGTATTACTGGATCACAGGTCGTGTGGATGATGTGATTAACGTATCTGGCCACCGCATGGGTACGGCGGAAGTGGAAAGCGCGCTTGTGGCCCATGACAAAGTGGCCGAAAGTGCGGTTGTTGGCTATCCGCACGATATCAAAGGGCAGGGAATTTACGCCTATGTTACGTTGATGTCTGGCGAGGAGCCAACGGAAGCGTTGCGTAAGGAATTGTCTGATTGGGTGCGAAAGGAAATCGGCCCGATTGCAAAGCCTGATTTGATTCAATGGGCTCCAGGATTGCCAAAAACGCGGTCAGGCAAAATCATGCGGCGCATTTTGCGCAAGATTGCTGAGGATGATTTTGGTGCGCTGGGCGATACGTCAACGCTGGCGGACCCAAGTGTGGTGGATGATCTGATTGAGAATCGGATGAACCGCTGA
- the truA gene encoding tRNA pseudouridine(38-40) synthase TruA — protein sequence MPRYALKIEYHGKPFVGWQRQTDLTSVQGCIESALRVLEKDHQGIQGAGRTDAGVHATGQVAHLDMATDWDPFRLSEALNFHLKPNPIAITNCARVEDDFHARFTALERTYHFRLIARRAPVTHDEGLVWQVRKPLDLAAMQTGANHLLGRHDFTTFRSTICQADSPVRTLDELSITEHAYEGGTEYHFKIRARSFLHNQVRSFVGTLEHVGSGSWHPGRVRDALDAKDRSHCGTVCPPHGLYLAHVKYPTDPFA from the coding sequence ATGCCCAGATATGCGCTCAAAATCGAATACCACGGCAAACCTTTTGTCGGCTGGCAACGCCAAACGGACCTCACTTCGGTGCAAGGCTGCATCGAATCCGCCTTGCGCGTGCTGGAGAAAGATCATCAAGGCATACAAGGGGCGGGCCGCACCGACGCAGGCGTTCACGCAACCGGCCAAGTGGCACATCTGGACATGGCCACCGATTGGGACCCTTTTCGTTTGTCCGAGGCGTTGAATTTCCACCTCAAACCGAATCCCATCGCCATCACCAACTGCGCCCGCGTTGAAGATGATTTCCACGCCAGATTCACTGCGCTGGAACGCACATACCACTTCCGCCTCATCGCACGCCGCGCCCCCGTCACCCACGACGAAGGCCTTGTGTGGCAAGTCCGCAAACCCCTCGACCTTGCCGCCATGCAAACGGGGGCAAACCACCTTTTGGGCCGCCACGATTTCACAACGTTCCGCTCCACAATCTGCCAAGCAGACAGCCCTGTGCGCACACTCGATGAACTCTCCATCACCGAACACGCCTACGAAGGCGGCACAGAATACCACTTCAAAATTCGCGCCCGCTCCTTCCTCCACAACCAAGTGCGCAGCTTTGTTGGCACCCTAGAGCACGTGGGCAGCGGCTCTTGGCACCCCGGCCGCGTGCGAGACGCGTTAGACGCAAAAGACCGCAGCCATTGCGGAACAGTCTGCCCCCCACACGGCCTCTACCTCGCCCATGTGAAATACCCCACTGACCCATTCGCATAG